The following proteins come from a genomic window of Dromaius novaehollandiae isolate bDroNov1 chromosome 19, bDroNov1.hap1, whole genome shotgun sequence:
- the LOC135330292 gene encoding uncharacterized protein LOC135330292, protein MASQAVGIHPVPLPAPLSSAPSFSFFPRGSVQCPIPLFSYSFLCPAPPSLLYSFHLCDNICVHLTGSLSLYPALHRPLPLPIPVPARCPSVRLPIRLLLSSAFLPVLLFAFPALCPPLQPSLSISIPLLSSSSIYLPPYPSFPLFCPISLSELPSLFFSLHLSGQLFVVLVLFPSLLLAPCPSLPVPVPLSGSPPFSVAPSLFLWPSRLPHFSLFCSPVLCAALPPSVWPSVPLFLFLCPVPRPWGWLSVPLFLSPSIHLPSSLPLFSFVLPPSPRPGGGLSFLCVLSGAAGGERWSALGRDGDRQRPEGAVGRSGSGHVRHLRGDSARGGAGLWLCSRGALAG, encoded by the coding sequence ATGGCGAGCCAGGCTGtcgggatccatccggttccgctccctgcccctctgtccagcgctccatccttctctttctttccccgtggctctgtccagtgccccatccctttgtttagctactcgttcctctgcccagctcccccatccctcttgtactctttccatctctgtgacaatatctgcgtccatctaactggctctctatcgctctatccagctcttcatcgtcctcttcctcttcctatcccagtacctgcccgctgtccttccgtgcggctccccatccgtctgctgctctcgtctgcctttctgcctgtacttctctttgccttcccagccctctgtccacccctccagccatctctctctatttccatccctctgctcagctcctcatccatctatttgcctccctatccctcttttcccctgttttgtcccatctctctgtctgaattgccctccctctttttctctctccacctttctggccagctcttcgtcgttctcgtcctcttcccatcgctcctactggctccctgtccctctcttcccgtccccgttcctctctccggttctccccccttctctgttgCTCCCTCGCTGTTCCTCTGGCCGTCTcgccttccccatttttctctcttctgctccccggtcctctgtgcagccctccctccatctgtgtggccctctgtccctctctttctcttcctttgtccagtgcccagaccctggggctggctctctgtccctctctttctttctccctccatccatctgccaagctctctgcccctcttttcttttgttctccccccgtccccgcgtccAGGTGGAGGTCTGTCGTTCCTTTGCGTTTTGTCTGGTGCGGCAGGTGGCGAGAGGTGGTCGGCGCTCGGCAGAGATGGtgatcggcagcgcccggaggGTGCCGTCGGTCGGTCTGGTTCGGGTCACGTCAGACACCTCCGCggggactctgcccgcggaggcgcggggctgtggctgtgcagcagGGGAGCACTAGCGGGCTAG